CCGATTCCGGAGCTGCTGGGCGCGCTCGACCGCCTCGTCGGCGGTGCCGTCCTGATCCGCGCCTGATCTCCCTCCGCTCTCCCTCCGCTTCCCAGCAGCCCTTTTCTTGTCAGGAGTTCTCGTGTCGCACCCCCCTTCACGTTCGCGTCCGGCCAGCCCGGTCCTGCAGGCGCTGGCCCGGGACCGGCTCGGAACAGTCGGGGTAGTCGCTTTCATCGTGGCCGCCGCTGCACCGCTGACCGTGCTCGGTGGTGGCGCCCCGACCGGCTGGGCGGTCACCGGCCTGCTCGGCATCCCGCTGGGCTACCTGCTCATCGCGCTGGTGCTGTGTGTCTTCTCGATCGGTTACATGGCGATGTCGCGGCGGATCGTCAACTCCGGCGCGTTCTACACCTACATCGCCCACGGGCTCGGCCCGGTGCTCGGTGTCGGCGCGGCGGCCGTCGCGGTGCTCGCGTACACGGCGATGGGCAACGGCCTCTACGGCGGGCTCGGTCCGGCCGCCGCGGACTTCGTCGCGGCCCAGTCCGGCTGGTCGACGCCGTGGTGGCTGTGGGCGCTGATCGCCTGGGCGATCATCGCGGGGCTCGGCGTCGCGCCGGTCGACAAGATCGGATGGGTCCTGAAAGTCTTGCTGGCCGGCGAGATGCTGGTGGCGCTGGTGTTCGCGCTCGTGCAGATCACCCACCCGGCCGGTGGGCACGTCCAGCTGACCGCGATCGCACCGAACCAATTGTTCACCGCCAGGATCGGCGTCGTGCTGACGATCGCGATCACCGGTTTCGTCGGCTTCGAAGGCGGCCCGGTCCTGAGCGAAGAGACCAAGGACCCGCGCCGGACCGTGCCCATGGCCACCTACCTCGCGCTCATCCTCATCGGGGCGCTCTACGGCTTCGGCGCCCTCGCGATGACCGTCGCCGCCGGGCCCGGCACCATCGTCGAGGCCGCGACCAGCCAGGGCACCGACCTGATCTTCAACCTGTCCGCGCCGTACGTGCCGTCGTGGCTGATCGCCGTCGGGCGCGGGCTGTACGTCACCAGCCTGTTTGCGGCCACCCTCAGCTTCCACCAGTTCGTGGTCCGCTACCTGTACGCCCTCGCCCGCGAACGCGTCTTCTTCCAGAAGCTGGCCGCCACCAGTGTGCGCACCCAATCCCCGAAGACCGCCTCGCTGGTGCACAGTGCCATCTCCCTCACGGTGATCTGCACGTACGCGTACGCCGGCTGGGATCCGGTCGTCAACCTGTTCTTCTGGATCACCGTCACCGGTGGACTCGGGGTGCTGATCCTCATGCTGGTCACCTCGATCGCGGTGTTCGTCTACTTCCTGCGCTCGGCCAACCGCGACGGCGTCGGCGTGACCCGCGGGCTGCTCGCCCCGATCGTGGCGTCCGCGGTGCTGGCCTGGATCCTGCTGGTCACCCTGCAGCAGTTCCACGTCCTGCTCGGCGTCGACGCCTCCTCACCCTGGCGGTGGGTCTTCCCGTACGCCTACGCGGTAGCGGCACTGCTGGGCATGTGGTGGGCGCTGTACCTACGCATCGCCCGGCCCGACGTGTATGCCGGGATCGGCGCCGGCGCCCGCAGTGGCCTGATGAGCCGGCCGCACCACACCGGGCCCGCCACCGCGGCAAGCCGGTGGTCGGCATGACCGCCCCCGACACCACTCGTATCCGCCGGGCCCGGCGACAAGACGGTGACACCGTCCTGGTCGCCGGCATCCTCACCGACGCCTTCTTCGCCGGGGACCTCGCCGGGTGGCTGGTCCCCGACACCACCCAGCGGGCCCAGATCTACCCGCCGTACTTCCGGATGCTGGCCAAACACGCCGTCAAACACGGCCACGTCGAGCTGCTCGGCGACGATGCGACCGCCGTCTGGTACGACCTCGATGCGAACCCGGCGCCGGTGATCGCCGACTACGACCGCCAGCTCGCCCTGATCACCGGCCCCGCCCTGCCCCGGTTCCGGCAGCTCGACCGCGCCATGCACCGGCATCACCCCGACCCGCACCTGCACCCACACGCCTACCTCGCCTTCCTCGCCGTGCGGCCCGCCGCGCAAGGCCGCGGTCTCGGCGCCGCGCTGCTCGCGCACCGGCACCACGACCTCGACAAACACCAGCGGCACGCCTACCTGGAAGCGACCGGGCCGCGCAACCGTGCCCTCTACGGCCGCCACGGTTACGCCCTCTGCGGGATAACCGAGATCACCCCGGGCGCGCCGGTCCTGTACCCGATGTGGCGCAAACCCGGCGGCCTGGTGGTGTAGCCCCGGTGCCGTCCCGGTAGCCGACCGACCTCGCGAAGGACGCCGGCCCGTCTGCTCCGAGCCCTCGGCTCGGGGGCCGGTCCGTCGCTACAGGCAGCGCTGCCGTTCAGGGGTCGGGCGGTGCCGCCCCGCCTGCCCGCACGGACATCCGCACCCCGTGCGGCCGGGCTGCGGGATTCGCGCGTCACCGCGAGATTCCCGCGCCGGGTGCGCATCCCACCCTCGGGTGCGCACCCGGCCTCCCCAGTCGTACCCGCCCCGGCGGCACCACCGTCGGCAATCCGCTCACCGGGAGGAAGGCACCGCCCATGGCACGACCACGCCCGCGTACCCGCGCTCGCCGCGGGCGGACGGCACGAATCGTCTCGCATCCACCGGTACGGCCGCAGCGCAACAGCAGCGGCCTCGACAACCTGAGCGACGCCGCGATCACCGCGCGCCGCCAGATCGCCGCCGGCGCCATCACCGACGCCGTCACCCTGCTCGCCCAGCACCTGGCCGGACGCGACTACGCGTGGCAGCCGGCCGACCCGGCGATGGTCGACGCCACCACCCTGTACGCCCTGCACACCACCGGCCCCGAGCAGCTCGCCGCCGCCCGCTACGCCTACCACGGCAGCCGGCGCCTGCATCCCCGGCAGCCGCACCACCCGCGCCGCCTCGACGCCGCGCACGCCTACGGCCTCGCCCTGCACCAGCACACCCACTTCGAGCAGGCCATCCAGATCCGCCGAAACCTGCTCGCCACCTACCACCGCCTGCGCTGTCCCGCCGGCATCCTCGCCACCGTCACCGGCCTCGCCGAAAGCCTGCACGCCGCCGGCCGATGCCCGGAGGCCCTCCGGGCCATCGCCTGGGTCTGGCACATCCACGACCGCAACATCATCCAGAACAACCCCAGCACGGGCGCGGCGGTCCTCGGCACCTACCTGCGCATGCTGCGCGGCTGCCGCCGTGACCGCGACCTGACCGCACTGCTGCACCAGGCCCAGCACCACCCGGCATGGAGCCTCCTGGTCGCCGCCCGATCCCCGGCGCTCGACGCCGCCGACCACCGGGCGGTGACCGCCCACCGCAGCGGCGTCTGCACCCACACCCCGCAACCGATGACCGCTATCACGACCTTGCCCCCGCCGCCGCCCGCATGCTCGCCGACCACCGTGGGCCCGCGGGACGCACCGCCGCGGCGCGCCAGGGCCGCGGGGCGCCGCACGCCGGCCGCAGGCCGCGACACGAGTCGGCACCCGCTGGCCGGCTACCCCACCAGCGACATCGCAGGCGCGGTCGGCCGGCTGCTCACCGCACCCGAAGCCCAACCGCTGCTGCCGCCCGCGCGGACACCGCATCCCGACGACCTCGCCGCTCACCAGCATCTCACCGGCCGGCTCACCGCCTATCTGGCCCACCGGCGCGCTCTGCGAGTCGCCATGTACACCGCAGCAGTCGCCGCGCTCACCACCGTCGTCGTCGTGGCGATTCTGCTGCGCTGACCCCGCCTTGACCCCCTTGCACCACGTGGACCGCATGAGCAGCCGCCACCGCTTAGCAACCTGGAGGCCTGATGACATCCGTGACCGCACGCCACCGCTCAGCACCACGGGACCGCGGCAACGCACCGCAGCCGACACGATCTCGCGGGAAACGGCTGTCGGGGACCGAACTCGCTGCCATGCAGAAAACAGTCGTCGAGCTGTACCGGCAGCACCATTCCATCCGGGCGATCGCCGCCGCCACCAAACGGTCCTACGGCTCTACGCATCGTGCTCTCAAGCAGGCCGGGATCGAGTTCCGATCCCGCAGCTGGCGCCCCAGAACCCCACATATCCCCGCCCGCCACATTCCGATCAGGTGATGACCATGAGCAGCCACGCCACGACCACGCCGCTATCGCTGGCGCAGCAGATGTGCGAGACCCGGGCCGACACGATGAAAGCGGCGGCCAACCGCTACACGGCCGGGGAGTCCATCAAGCAGATCGCCGCTGCTTACGGCCGCTCGTACGGCTGGGCCCACAACATTCTCGAAGAAGCCGGCGTCCAGTTCCGCAAACGCGGCGGCCGGCGCCGCACAGCAGACGCGCAGACCGACAGCCCAGATGCCACCACCACCCACCAGGCTGCCCCCGCGGTGGGCACCACCGGTTGGCAGCAGCGGACGCGGATGACCGCCGACGAGCAGGAAAAGGCCGCCGACGAGGTCCTACGCCTGTACACCGAAGAACGCAAGTCGGTTAGGCAAATCACCGTCCAGACCGGCCTCAGGCGGGGCACCGTCAACCGGCTGCTGAACTTGAGAAACGTCGAGCGGCGCTCCCGCAACGGCGGTCGGCGATCAACCCTTACCGCAGCACCGACCGACGGTGTTCAGCACACCGAGCCCCGCCCAGCCGGACCCCTATCGTGACCCGCCGCAGCAGCCACCGGCTCGCCCAGCGCGGCACTCACGCCGACTGGCACCCGCGCCCGCGCCTGACGGGAACCGGGCACAGCAGGGCGAGCACCACGACCGTGCTGGCCCTGCTGCACCCGGCCCGGCACACCGCGAGCCGGCCGGGCACCGGCGACACCCGGAGCCCCGGCCTGACGAGCGCGGACACCGACCACAACACCACCCAGCACGCCACCGCCGACACACCTGCTTCGAACGACAGCATCAGGTTGCACCCGACGGCGCCGACACACGTTGTGCCCATCACCGGCATGTGCCCGCCCGGTCGCCGACGGCCTCGGCGGGCGGCAACGATCGTGCTGCCGGCCATAGCCGTCTTGGTCCGGGTTTGAGCGGGAGCCAATGTCCCCCTTCTTGCGCGTGATCAACCGGTCGGCCGCCCGGACGCTGCGCGGCTGCCCCGGCGCGCATGCCCGGGCCGGCCACCAGCAGCCTTTCGGACTGGCCGTACTGCTGGTGGCCCGGGGAGCCGCGCTGACGGCGAACCGGATGCTGCTGGTCGTACTACCCGCGATGGTTCTGGCGGTCACCGGAAGCGTGGTCCAGACCGGCCTGATCACCCTGTGCCAGGTGCTGCCGTGGGTCGTCATGCAAGTTCTGTCCGGGCCCCTCCTCGACCGCGTCGCACCGCAGCGCATCGGTGCCTGCGGCGACCTGCTCTCGGCCACAGTGATGGTGGTCCTCGCCGTCACCGGCCTGCCACCGCTGTGGCTGCTGGCGGTCCTGATGGCCGCGGTCGGCGCAGCCGACGGCCCGGCCACCGCCGCGAAGACCGTGCTGCTGCGCCCGGTCGCCGAGGACACCGGCATCGCCCTGATACGGGCCACCGGCTGGACGACCGCCGTCGAACGCAGCGCCGGCCTCGGCCCCTACCTCGGCGGCCTCGCCTACACCCGTTGCGGCCTCACCGTCACCCTGCTCCTGGTCGCGACCCTGTTCGCCCTCGGCTCCCTCGCATCCGCGACGATCAGCACCCCCGTCCGGCACGAACCCGCCACCGGCACCTACCGCCAGCAGTTCGCCACCGGCGTCCGATTCCTGCACGCCGACCGCTCCCTGGCCGCACTGATGATCATGTTCGCGGTCACGAACATGCTGGACCGGGCCCTATTCGGCGGCCTGCTACCGGTCTGGGCCAGCCGAGGCGGCCACGACACCGAAACCACCGGCCTGGCGATCAGCGCATTCGCCGGCACCGCCGCGGTGACCGCCGCCCTCATGGGCTGGCGCGGCGACCGCCTCGACTCCCACCGCCGCGGCATCTATCTCGCCGGCATGTCGATCGCCGGGGTGAGCCGGTTCGCCGTCATCGCGCTCAACGCACCACCGACGCTCGTCCTGATCGTCTGGGCCGTCGCCGGCCTCGGCTCCGGCGCAGGCAACCCGGTCATCGAGGCCATCCAGTGCGACCGGATCCCGGAACACCTGCAGGGCCGGATCCGCACCCAGATCATCGCGGGAGCCTGGACCGGCATCCCGTTCGGTGGCCTCGCCGCCGCCGCCCTACTCACCCTCGGCCTACCCGCAGCGCTCTGGCTCTGCGCCACCGCCTACCTCGCCGCGGTCGCCTACCCCGGCTGGCGTGTCACCTGGCACACCACACCAACCACCCGCAGCCGTCCCGCACCCGTGCCAGCCACCTCCATCGTCGCCGGAGAATCCGCATGAGCCCCTTCGCGCGCCCCGAACCGGCCACCGCGACCAGCGCTGCACGTCGCCGGCTGGGCCATCGCCCACGCCCAAGCTGAGGCGTTGAGTTCCCGAAGGTGGCACGCCGATGCGGGTTGACGATATGCCGAGGGCTGGGTGAGGGTGGGAGTGATCACCAAGGTCAATCATGTACCTCGGCCGGGTACTGGACACGGCTAATGTCGGACGTGGTGTCCGATGTGATCGCCCGTGATCACCTGTTTTCCGCGATTGGACATAAAAGTTGTTCCCGCAGTGAGCAGATGGCTAGCTGCCGCTGCTGGCGGATAGACGGCCTGCGGGTGACCCGCCCCTTGCGGAGCGGGCCACCACAGGGCCGGGCGGGGGTTAGTGCCGGAATTTCCAGGCTCGCAGCACGACCTCCGTTACCTTGAGGGCGGATCCGGCGACCAACACCATGGTCGTCGGGTCCGCACTCCCGGCCAGCGCCAGCAGCTTCTCGGCGATCTCCAGAACCCCGGCGATGATCAGGGTCTGGTCGAGCGCCTTACTGATCTGCTGGACGCGCTCCGGCCGCTCGGGCAGCCGGCCGGAGTTGCCGCCCTGGCCTTGCGCGTTCTCAGGCAAGGGAGTCTCCCTTCTCGATGCGACAGAACCTGCCGGCCAGGGGCCGGCGCTCGCCCGGCAGAAGGCCGGGCGATGCTCGATGACATCGGGATGGGGCAGGGCGGTGCGGTGAAGCCCGTGGGTGCTCGCCAGAGTTACGTCACGACACAAAACCGGGGGATAGCAACGTGGGTGCCGGCGCCTCGTCGACCGGGCCGCTGCGGCGCGATGGTCGTGCCGGGCACGACGACGCCGCCCGATCCGGGCGGACCAGACGGCGTCGCGGCGACCGGCAAACGGCCAGCGTGGAACTTCGCGTGCATGTATGTGTCTTCCTGAAGAAGGAAACCGCCTACCGGGTTAGCTGACGGGTTCGGGCAGGAAGCAGGCCCTACCGGCCAAGGTCAGCCGGATTCACCCCGTGGCCGCCGCTAGCGTGCAGCAGCGGCCGAGTGGTTCCCCGATTCACCGAAGTGACTCAACGGTTGGTGCAGCGTGCGTGACAGGTCGTGCAGCTTGGGGGGCGCGGCGCAGCCTCGTCAGCCGGGGCTGCTGGTGTGGGTCGCATCAATGAATAGCAGAGAGTCCGACAAGGCAGGAGTCGGGATTCTGACACCCGGCGGAGGCCGCAACCAGACCGTGTCATAAGCGAGCATCCGGCCGGTCCGCGGGTCGAACACGGCGATGTCCCGGACGGCGCCCTGCTGGCTGTCGGCGACCACGGCTAAGCCGCGCCGACCGATTCCGCCGTCGACTATTCCAGCGACTTTCAGGCCGGCCGGAGTGTCGGCGAGTGCCTGCAGCAGCGCGGCCCGTTGCTGCGGACTCGGGTCGTGGAACCGGAACACCTCGCGGACCGCGCGCAGGGTGGCCTGCGGGCCGTCCGCGGGATCCTGCTGCTCGGCGAGCTGGCTGGACACCTGGAACACGTTGTCCGCCAACCGCGGCGCCACCACCGGCATCTGCCCATCCCCGTAGGAGACGTCCTGGCCGGGATCCGGGGGCCGGATCGGACCGGGATCCTCGCCGGGACTCCAGCCGGGCACGCTCGTACGGGTCTGGCGGCCGGCCTGTTGCGGCGTCCACCAGCGCTGCTCGTCATGGACGGTCACCGCGTCGTGCCCAGCGGTCGCCTCCCGCGCCCAGACCCGGGTGCGGGTATAGGTGTAGCGGCCGGTGTTGGCTGGCGTGGACAGTTTCGCCACCGTCTGGGACAGCGTGGTCAGTTCTGCCCGGGCGTCGCGCCACTGCCCGGGCTCGGGTAGCGGCAGCAACCACACGCCGCCCGCTGGAGCTGAGGCCGACGGCACGGCGCCCGGTGGGCGGCGGTCGACGATCGCCCAGGTGCCGGCGAGCGCGACCAGGACCGTAACGAATACGGCGGCCTGTCGGGTGATCGTGCGCAGCAGAGCCTGCCGGGCACGGCGGCGCCGCAGGCGCACCCCGGCCACGATCTGCGCGGCGGTGAGCGACAACGTCGCCGGTGGATCCTGCGGTTCGCCGGGTGGTGGACTCAGTGCGGCGACGTGCAGGGGGACCACCTCCAGGTCGGTGTAGCCGCGGCGGACGGGATCAGGCCCCGGGACGGACATGGTTCTTGGCTCCCTTCGTCGTAGTCGGTCTCGGCAGGCCCGGCCCGGCGGCGTCGGGCGCTGCCATCGCACGTCGCAGCACCGCCAGGGCGCGGCAATACCTGTTGGAGACGTCCTTCGGCGTCGTTTTCATCGCCGCGGCGATCTCGGCGTTGCCGAAGCCGTCGGCCCGCAGGACCAGCACCGCCCGGTCACGCTTACTCAGCAGGTCGCCGGCGATCGCGAAGATCCGTTCCCGCTGTTCGCGGCCGTACACGGCCTCGAAGGTGGGGTCGTTGCCAACCGGGACCGCATCCAGATCGCAGCCCCAGAACGTCAGGCGGCGGTATCTGATGTTGAGCGCCCGGCGGGTGACGACCGTGGTCAGCCACGCGCGCCAGGAGTCCGGCGGCCTCTTGTAGCGGCGCAGGTGCCTAGCCATCGCGACCACGGTGTCCTGGACCGCGTCCTCGGCCTTCTGCCGGTCCTGGAGGATCCCGAACGCAGTACGCCAGAGCATGTCCTTGTGCTCCGACCATGCCCTTTCGATCTCCGCTGATCTTTCGCTGCCGTCCAACGCGCTCCTCTTCACGGGCAACGCCGCCCGATCCGGGCAGACTCTTCACCCCTTAAGTACGCGGCGCCGTTCCGAATCCGCCGCGCCGCAACGACCGTGACAAGACCGATACCTA
This window of the Actinoplanes oblitus genome carries:
- a CDS encoding APC family permease, translated to MQALARDRLGTVGVVAFIVAAAAPLTVLGGGAPTGWAVTGLLGIPLGYLLIALVLCVFSIGYMAMSRRIVNSGAFYTYIAHGLGPVLGVGAAAVAVLAYTAMGNGLYGGLGPAAADFVAAQSGWSTPWWLWALIAWAIIAGLGVAPVDKIGWVLKVLLAGEMLVALVFALVQITHPAGGHVQLTAIAPNQLFTARIGVVLTIAITGFVGFEGGPVLSEETKDPRRTVPMATYLALILIGALYGFGALAMTVAAGPGTIVEAATSQGTDLIFNLSAPYVPSWLIAVGRGLYVTSLFAATLSFHQFVVRYLYALARERVFFQKLAATSVRTQSPKTASLVHSAISLTVICTYAYAGWDPVVNLFFWITVTGGLGVLILMLVTSIAVFVYFLRSANRDGVGVTRGLLAPIVASAVLAWILLVTLQQFHVLLGVDASSPWRWVFPYAYAVAALLGMWWALYLRIARPDVYAGIGAGARSGLMSRPHHTGPATAASRWSA
- a CDS encoding GNAT family N-acetyltransferase, with the translated sequence MTAPDTTRIRRARRQDGDTVLVAGILTDAFFAGDLAGWLVPDTTQRAQIYPPYFRMLAKHAVKHGHVELLGDDATAVWYDLDANPAPVIADYDRQLALITGPALPRFRQLDRAMHRHHPDPHLHPHAYLAFLAVRPAAQGRGLGAALLAHRHHDLDKHQRHAYLEATGPRNRALYGRHGYALCGITEITPGAPVLYPMWRKPGGLVV
- a CDS encoding helix-turn-helix domain-containing protein, with amino-acid sequence MQKTVVELYRQHHSIRAIAAATKRSYGSTHRALKQAGIEFRSRSWRPRTPHIPARHIPIR
- a CDS encoding helix-turn-helix domain-containing protein — its product is MSSHATTTPLSLAQQMCETRADTMKAAANRYTAGESIKQIAAAYGRSYGWAHNILEEAGVQFRKRGGRRRTADAQTDSPDATTTHQAAPAVGTTGWQQRTRMTADEQEKAADEVLRLYTEERKSVRQITVQTGLRRGTVNRLLNLRNVERRSRNGGRRSTLTAAPTDGVQHTEPRPAGPLS
- a CDS encoding MFS transporter; this translates as MSPFLRVINRSAARTLRGCPGAHARAGHQQPFGLAVLLVARGAALTANRMLLVVLPAMVLAVTGSVVQTGLITLCQVLPWVVMQVLSGPLLDRVAPQRIGACGDLLSATVMVVLAVTGLPPLWLLAVLMAAVGAADGPATAAKTVLLRPVAEDTGIALIRATGWTTAVERSAGLGPYLGGLAYTRCGLTVTLLLVATLFALGSLASATISTPVRHEPATGTYRQQFATGVRFLHADRSLAALMIMFAVTNMLDRALFGGLLPVWASRGGHDTETTGLAISAFAGTAAVTAALMGWRGDRLDSHRRGIYLAGMSIAGVSRFAVIALNAPPTLVLIVWAVAGLGSGAGNPVIEAIQCDRIPEHLQGRIRTQIIAGAWTGIPFGGLAAAALLTLGLPAALWLCATAYLAAVAYPGWRVTWHTTPTTRSRPAPVPATSIVAGESA
- a CDS encoding RNA polymerase sigma factor, translating into MLWRTAFGILQDRQKAEDAVQDTVVAMARHLRRYKRPPDSWRAWLTTVVTRRALNIRYRRLTFWGCDLDAVPVGNDPTFEAVYGREQRERIFAIAGDLLSKRDRAVLVLRADGFGNAEIAAAMKTTPKDVSNRYCRALAVLRRAMAAPDAAGPGLPRPTTTKGAKNHVRPGA